From a region of the Ammospiza nelsoni isolate bAmmNel1 chromosome 24, bAmmNel1.pri, whole genome shotgun sequence genome:
- the PAFAH1B2 gene encoding platelet-activating factor acetylhydrolase IB subunit alpha2, producing the protein MESRGKEPQPPNRMGMGDSNPAAVPHAAEDIQGDDRWMSQHNRFVLDCKDKEPDVLFVGDSMVQLLQQYEIWRELFSPLHALNFGIGGDTTGHVLWRLKNGELENIKPKVIVVWVGTNNHENTAEEVAGGIEAIVRLINAQQPQAKVIVLGLLPRGEKPNPLRQKNAKVNHLLKASLPKLPNVQLLDVDVGFVHSDGTISYHDMFDFLHLTGGGYAKVCKPLHELIMQLLEETPEEKRAALA; encoded by the exons ATGGAGTCGCGGGGGAAGGAGCCGCAGCCGCC GAACAGGATGGGCATGGGGGACTCCAACCCGGCAGCAGTCCCACACGCCGCCGAGGACATTCAGGGGGATGACAGGTGGATGTCGCAG CACAATCGGTTTGTCCTGGACTGCAAGGACAAGGAGCCCGACGTGCTCTTCGTGGGGGACTCCATGGTGCAGTTGCTACAGCAGTACGAG ATCTGGCGAGAGCTCTTCTCACCGCTCCATGCACTGAACTTTGGGATTGGAGGAGACACCACGGGCCATGTTCTATGGAGACTGAAGAACGGTGAACTGGAGAACATTAAACCCAAG gtcattgttgtttgggttggaaCAAACAACCAcgaaaacacagcagaagaagTGGCAGGGGGAATCGAGGCCATCGTGCGCCTGATAAACgcccagcagccacaggccAAAGTGATTGTGCTG GGCCTGCTACCTCGTGGAGAGAAGCCAAACCCGCTGCGGCAGAAGAACGCCAAGGTGAACCATCTGCTGAAAGCCTCTCTGCCCAAACTGCCCAACGTGCAGCTGCTGGACGTGGACGTGGGCTTCGTGCACTCGGATGGCACCATCTCCTACCACGACATGTTCGACTTCCTGCACCTGACGGGCGGGGGCTACGCCAAGGTCTGCAAGCCCCTCCACGAACTGATcatgcagctgctggaggagaccCCCGAGGAGAAACGAGCTGCCCTGGCCTGA